The Posidoniimonas corsicana genome has a window encoding:
- a CDS encoding substrate-binding domain-containing protein yields MLKKPPFWIAVVVALAAIGWFRMNADAEVSRDPPSRIAFVTAGDGEYWETAAAGARHAADDLGVQLEVRMLEQTENVQEQNEVLSTLSADKFDGIAVSPVDADGQITVINALAADRPVVTFDSDSPLSSRHGFVGTSNFSAGLRAGTLVKQTLPEGGKIAVLMVNTTKSNMQDRRGGFKTRIEESPNPEDEVVDERYEVVGYFTDEGDDDKCRENIRKALADHSDLACLVGMNARHAPLLLEVLKADGKLDKIKLVTFDTLPETLAGVREGHIEATIAQDPFKYGDEAVRMLVSLYRGEQEYLPVVGRGAIHVSVEAINKDNIDEYQKRVEARAKQTGTKSTANRSDTKDEAKS; encoded by the coding sequence ATGCTCAAGAAACCGCCCTTCTGGATCGCGGTGGTCGTCGCGCTGGCGGCAATCGGTTGGTTCCGCATGAATGCCGACGCGGAGGTGAGCCGCGACCCGCCCTCGCGGATCGCGTTTGTCACCGCGGGGGATGGCGAGTACTGGGAGACCGCGGCCGCGGGCGCCCGGCACGCGGCGGATGATCTCGGCGTGCAGCTCGAAGTGCGGATGCTTGAGCAGACCGAGAACGTGCAGGAGCAGAACGAGGTGCTCAGCACGCTCAGCGCCGACAAGTTTGACGGGATCGCCGTCAGCCCGGTCGACGCCGACGGTCAGATCACCGTCATCAACGCCCTGGCGGCAGACCGCCCGGTGGTGACCTTCGACTCCGACTCGCCGCTCTCCTCACGCCACGGGTTCGTGGGGACCAGCAACTTTAGCGCCGGTTTGCGGGCGGGGACGCTCGTAAAGCAGACGCTGCCCGAAGGGGGCAAGATTGCCGTGCTCATGGTAAACACCACCAAGAGCAACATGCAGGACCGACGCGGCGGGTTCAAGACCCGTATTGAGGAGTCGCCGAACCCCGAAGATGAGGTCGTCGACGAGCGTTACGAGGTAGTCGGTTACTTCACCGATGAAGGGGACGACGACAAGTGTCGCGAGAACATCCGCAAAGCGCTCGCCGACCATTCTGACCTTGCCTGTCTGGTGGGCATGAACGCCCGGCACGCGCCGCTTCTGCTGGAGGTGCTCAAGGCCGATGGCAAGCTGGACAAGATCAAGCTGGTCACGTTTGACACGCTGCCCGAGACACTGGCCGGTGTGCGAGAGGGCCATATCGAAGCCACCATCGCTCAAGACCCGTTCAAGTACGGAGACGAGGCCGTGCGAATGCTCGTTTCGCTCTACCGGGGTGAGCAGGAGTACCTGCCGGTGGTCGGCCGGGGGGCAATCCACGTGAGCGTCGAGGCGATCAACAAGGACAACATCGACGAGTACCAGAAACGCGTCGAGGCCCGCGCTAAGCAGACCGGCACGAAGAGCACCGCCAATAGGTCCGACACGAAGGACGAAGCCAAGTCGTGA
- a CDS encoding glycoside hydrolase family 127 protein, with product MPSPRVPSRLPNPLSKCCAAMFALLASTAVAEPMLPITDTAQSSHAVLKPIGVDQARWTEGFWAQRYQVCRDQSIPSMWELMESGDYKPFLGHFLIAAGQADGDYHGAPWNDGDFYKWMEAACALLAVDPDPQLRAAVDRSVRAIAAAQRDDGYLHTPVLIRAKNGDPTAKPLSDRHDFEVYNMGHLMTTGCIHHRVTGSNELLNVAKQAAGFLEHAFADPTPELARNSVCPSHYMGAVELYRTTGDERYLRLAQHFLDMRNLIEDGGDDNQDRVPFLQQREAVGHAVRANYLYAGVADLLLETGDSKLRAPLDAVWDNIVQKKLHVTGGCGALYDGASPDGSSSQREITRIHQAYGRNYQLPNSTAHNETCAALGGVLWNWRMLLATGEAKYADWIELAMHNAVLAGVSLDGDDYLYVNPLRRLDPEPQDLRWSRTRQPFIVSFCCPPNVVRTLAELSGYAYSKSDAALWVNLYGANELATDVAGEAFRLTQSTDYPWDGAVKLTIEECGARPIELRLRVPGWCKDPEVSVNGTPVDTDLKPGSYARLKRAWTAGDEVTLNLPMPTVLLESNPRVEETRNQLAVKRGPVVYCLEAADLPAGVRVDQVALPADATLTPRFEPDLLGGVTVIEASLTKRPAGDWSTLYRPVENGPRESVSSRLVPYFAWGNRGDGEMTVWLPRD from the coding sequence ATGCCATCGCCCCGCGTGCCGTCACGACTGCCTAACCCGCTCAGCAAGTGCTGCGCCGCCATGTTCGCGTTGCTGGCATCCACCGCTGTCGCGGAACCGATGCTGCCGATAACCGACACGGCTCAGAGTTCGCACGCCGTGCTCAAGCCAATCGGCGTGGATCAGGCCCGATGGACCGAGGGGTTCTGGGCCCAGCGGTACCAGGTCTGTCGCGACCAGTCGATCCCGTCGATGTGGGAGCTAATGGAGAGCGGAGACTACAAGCCGTTCCTGGGCCACTTCCTCATTGCCGCCGGGCAGGCCGATGGCGACTACCACGGGGCGCCTTGGAACGACGGCGACTTCTACAAATGGATGGAGGCTGCCTGCGCCCTGCTGGCGGTGGACCCCGACCCTCAGCTCCGCGCAGCGGTCGACCGATCCGTTCGCGCCATCGCCGCGGCCCAGCGTGATGACGGCTACCTGCACACGCCTGTGCTGATCCGCGCCAAGAACGGCGACCCCACCGCGAAGCCGCTGTCCGACCGGCACGACTTTGAGGTCTACAACATGGGGCACCTGATGACCACCGGCTGCATCCACCACCGGGTCACCGGATCGAACGAATTGCTCAATGTCGCCAAGCAAGCCGCCGGGTTTCTGGAGCACGCGTTCGCCGACCCCACGCCGGAGCTGGCACGCAACTCGGTCTGCCCGTCTCACTACATGGGCGCGGTCGAGCTGTACCGGACCACAGGCGATGAACGCTACCTGCGCCTTGCCCAGCACTTCCTCGACATGCGCAACCTGATCGAGGACGGCGGCGATGATAATCAGGACCGCGTGCCTTTTCTCCAGCAGCGCGAGGCGGTCGGCCACGCGGTGCGGGCGAACTACCTGTACGCGGGCGTCGCGGACCTGCTGCTCGAGACGGGCGACTCCAAGCTTCGTGCGCCGCTCGACGCGGTCTGGGACAACATCGTGCAGAAGAAGCTGCATGTTACCGGCGGGTGCGGCGCGTTGTATGACGGCGCCTCCCCCGACGGGTCGTCCTCCCAGCGCGAGATCACGCGGATCCACCAGGCGTACGGCCGGAACTACCAACTCCCGAACTCAACCGCCCACAACGAGACCTGCGCCGCCCTGGGCGGGGTGCTGTGGAACTGGCGGATGCTGCTCGCCACCGGCGAGGCGAAGTACGCCGACTGGATTGAGCTGGCGATGCACAACGCGGTGCTCGCCGGCGTTAGCCTGGACGGCGACGACTACCTCTACGTCAACCCGCTCCGCCGTCTAGACCCCGAGCCGCAGGACCTGCGCTGGAGCCGCACCCGCCAGCCGTTCATCGTATCGTTCTGCTGCCCGCCGAACGTTGTGCGTACGCTCGCCGAACTAAGCGGCTACGCCTACAGCAAGTCGGACGCCGCGTTGTGGGTCAACCTGTACGGCGCCAACGAGCTCGCCACCGACGTCGCTGGCGAGGCGTTCCGCCTCACTCAGAGCACCGACTACCCGTGGGATGGCGCCGTGAAGCTGACCATCGAGGAGTGCGGCGCCCGGCCGATCGAACTGCGGCTGCGGGTTCCAGGATGGTGCAAGGATCCAGAGGTTTCCGTCAACGGCACACCGGTCGACACGGATCTCAAGCCCGGCAGCTACGCCCGGTTGAAGCGAGCGTGGACCGCCGGCGACGAGGTCACCCTCAACCTCCCGATGCCCACGGTGCTCCTCGAGTCGAACCCCCGCGTCGAGGAGACCCGCAACCAACTAGCGGTGAAGCGGGGGCCGGTGGTGTACTGCCTGGAGGCGGCCGACCTGCCCGCTGGAGTCCGCGTCGATCAGGTCGCGTTACCCGCCGACGCCACACTCACCCCTCGGTTCGAACCCGACCTGCTGGGCGGCGTCACGGTGATCGAAGCCTCGCTCACCAAACGCCCCGCGGGCGACTGGTCGACGCTCTACCGTCCCGTGGAGAACGGCCCCCGCGAGAGCGTCTCCTCCCGGCTGGTCCCGTACTTCGCCTGGGGGAACCGCGGCGACGGTGAGATGACCGTCTGGTTGCCGCGAGATTAA
- a CDS encoding DUF1501 domain-containing protein, whose protein sequence is MAHPALGGRAAVGATGAATTHHHTPRAKNVIFLFMAGGPSQVELFDPKPELNKFDGSTVPKHLIEGYRAAFINPSSKLMSPRFKFKRYGQSGVEMSELLPCLGEVVDDIAIVKSMHTDAFNHAPAQLLMSTGSQQFGKASLGAWTLYGLGSESENLPGFVVFSTGKKGPSGGAANWGSGFLPTTHQGVPFRTSGDPVLYLSNPQGVDRQQQRDTVDAVNQLNGIHLERSGDPEIATRINSYEMAYRMQATAPEAMDLSSEPQHILEMYGAEPGKQSFGATCLLARRLVERGVRFVEIFHEAWDQHGNLKIDLELNCQRTDRAAAALIKDLKQRGLLEDTLVVWGGEFGRTPMVEGAGADGRDHHPNAFTMWLAGGGVRAGQVYGGTDELGFNAVENPVHVRDLHATILHTLGLDHERLTFKSQGLDQKLTGVEPALVIHDLLA, encoded by the coding sequence ATGGCCCACCCGGCGTTAGGGGGCCGCGCTGCCGTCGGCGCCACTGGGGCGGCTACAACGCACCACCACACACCGCGGGCCAAGAACGTCATCTTCCTGTTTATGGCCGGCGGGCCGAGCCAGGTTGAGTTGTTCGACCCGAAGCCAGAGCTCAACAAGTTTGATGGCTCAACCGTCCCCAAACACTTGATCGAGGGGTACCGGGCGGCGTTCATCAACCCCTCCTCGAAGCTGATGAGCCCGCGGTTCAAGTTCAAGCGGTATGGCCAGAGCGGTGTGGAGATGTCAGAGCTCCTCCCCTGCCTGGGGGAGGTGGTTGACGACATTGCGATCGTCAAGTCGATGCACACTGACGCGTTCAACCACGCCCCCGCACAATTGCTGATGAGTACCGGTTCGCAGCAGTTTGGCAAGGCGAGCCTGGGCGCGTGGACGCTGTACGGTCTGGGCAGCGAATCGGAGAACCTGCCCGGCTTTGTGGTGTTCAGCACTGGGAAGAAGGGCCCCAGCGGAGGCGCTGCGAACTGGGGGAGCGGGTTCCTTCCGACCACTCACCAGGGCGTCCCGTTCCGCACCAGCGGTGACCCGGTGCTGTACCTCTCCAACCCTCAGGGAGTCGACCGCCAGCAGCAACGCGACACCGTCGACGCGGTCAATCAGCTAAACGGGATACATCTGGAACGGTCGGGGGATCCCGAGATCGCCACCCGCATCAACAGCTACGAAATGGCGTACCGCATGCAGGCCACGGCGCCTGAGGCGATGGACCTGTCCAGCGAGCCTCAGCACATCCTGGAGATGTACGGCGCCGAGCCCGGCAAACAGTCCTTCGGCGCGACCTGCCTGCTGGCGCGGAGGCTCGTCGAACGCGGCGTTCGGTTCGTCGAGATCTTCCACGAAGCGTGGGATCAGCATGGCAACCTGAAGATCGATCTGGAACTCAACTGCCAGCGGACCGACCGCGCAGCCGCTGCGCTGATCAAAGACCTGAAGCAGCGCGGCCTGCTGGAGGACACGTTGGTGGTTTGGGGCGGTGAGTTCGGTCGCACCCCGATGGTCGAGGGCGCGGGCGCCGATGGCCGCGACCACCATCCTAACGCGTTTACCATGTGGCTCGCTGGCGGCGGCGTCCGCGCCGGGCAAGTCTACGGCGGCACCGACGAACTCGGCTTCAACGCCGTGGAGAACCCGGTGCACGTCCGGGACCTGCACGCCACGATCCTACACACATTGGGCCTGGACCACGAACGCCTTACATTCAAGTCGCAGGGTCTCGACCAGAAGCTAACCGGTGTCGAGCCGGCGCTTGTGATCCACGACCTGCTGGCCTGA
- a CDS encoding alpha/beta hydrolase family protein — translation MTNRLRFIVCALAAMLIGGGYAPAQKSEKPPVDTRLRERVNLRTSYFPFDPPESLDEWERRAKDVRRQIAVAAGQWPELPRPTPNATVHGLVDRDSYSVARVYLETIPGHYATGSLFRPKVKGRRPAVISPYGHWPGGRFQDIGEEGVARQIAEGAERYEVGGRHAIQARAVQLARMGCVVFLIDCIGYGDSQLSEESVHRPTDETVISGLDAWGFYSVQAELRLQNPLGVQLYDARCALDWLATLPCVDPDRLAVTGASGGATQTMMLCATDDRLKVSFPAAMVSTAMQGGCPCENACCLRLGTGNVEIAALFAPKPMGIGAANDWTREMPTKGFPELQELYGLYGKRDHVGLTSLNQFGHNYNYPTRAAMYVWMKEWLDLDDGVDVVERDFLPLSREELTVWDGTHPKPGSGRDHETELLQEWTRLSESNLPAITPGDPATLKTFRGIVEPALRVMTAIPTGAPESVQLRPRATDQQDASGRPFYVQVPGSGASLTATMLSPASDSQGVVVYVSPAGRAGVVGDGDIRPSVQRILNDGFAVLAADLLEQGTRGDGSLPLTELPSNVPDRDAAGLTYGYNRTLVAERAADLLALIDAAGELAPGQRVLLLAEEGTAPYAATAVALAGDRLNAAAIDTGGFRFAELADWRDLDFLPGAVKYGDLPSFLSLGAPRPLLVVGEGRGKSAPISSAYAAAGAAESLSIVEDVPFHAAAAQFFKNLQ, via the coding sequence GTGACGAATCGATTGAGGTTCATTGTTTGCGCGCTGGCGGCCATGCTGATCGGCGGCGGGTATGCCCCGGCCCAGAAATCGGAGAAGCCGCCTGTCGACACCCGCCTCCGCGAGCGGGTTAACCTGCGCACCAGCTACTTCCCCTTCGACCCGCCCGAGTCGCTCGATGAGTGGGAGCGGCGGGCGAAGGACGTGCGCCGGCAGATCGCGGTCGCGGCGGGCCAGTGGCCCGAATTGCCTCGACCGACACCGAACGCAACGGTGCACGGTCTGGTTGACCGTGATTCTTACTCGGTCGCACGCGTCTACCTCGAGACGATCCCCGGCCACTACGCCACAGGCAGCCTGTTCCGCCCCAAGGTCAAAGGCCGACGGCCGGCCGTAATCTCTCCCTACGGTCACTGGCCTGGTGGGCGTTTCCAGGACATCGGCGAGGAGGGGGTGGCTCGTCAGATCGCCGAGGGCGCCGAACGCTACGAGGTGGGCGGGCGCCACGCCATCCAAGCCCGGGCGGTGCAGCTCGCGCGGATGGGGTGTGTCGTATTCCTGATCGACTGCATCGGTTACGGCGACAGCCAGCTCTCCGAGGAAAGCGTTCATCGCCCGACCGACGAGACCGTCATCAGCGGGCTCGACGCCTGGGGTTTCTACAGCGTCCAGGCCGAGCTGCGTCTGCAGAACCCGCTTGGCGTGCAGTTGTACGACGCCCGCTGCGCGCTCGACTGGCTCGCAACGCTGCCCTGCGTCGACCCCGATCGGCTCGCCGTGACCGGCGCCAGCGGCGGCGCGACACAGACTATGATGCTCTGCGCGACGGACGACCGGCTTAAGGTCAGCTTCCCCGCTGCGATGGTTTCGACCGCGATGCAGGGCGGCTGTCCCTGTGAGAACGCCTGCTGCCTGCGTCTGGGGACCGGCAATGTCGAGATCGCCGCGTTGTTCGCTCCCAAGCCAATGGGGATCGGGGCCGCCAACGACTGGACCCGTGAGATGCCGACCAAGGGCTTCCCGGAATTGCAGGAGCTGTACGGGCTCTACGGTAAACGGGACCATGTCGGCCTTACCTCGCTCAACCAGTTTGGGCACAACTACAACTACCCCACCCGTGCCGCGATGTACGTCTGGATGAAGGAGTGGCTCGACCTCGATGACGGTGTTGACGTTGTGGAGCGGGACTTCCTGCCGCTGTCCCGCGAGGAGCTGACAGTTTGGGACGGCACGCACCCCAAGCCCGGCAGTGGTCGGGACCATGAGACGGAGCTGTTGCAGGAGTGGACCAGGCTCTCCGAGTCGAACTTGCCGGCCATCACCCCAGGCGACCCGGCTACGCTTAAAACATTCCGGGGAATTGTCGAGCCTGCGTTACGAGTGATGACCGCGATCCCAACTGGCGCGCCGGAGTCCGTGCAGCTAAGACCACGGGCCACGGACCAGCAAGATGCCTCTGGCCGTCCGTTCTACGTCCAGGTGCCGGGGTCCGGGGCGTCGCTGACCGCAACGATGCTATCGCCGGCTAGCGACTCCCAGGGCGTTGTGGTGTACGTCAGTCCGGCAGGCAGGGCAGGCGTCGTAGGCGACGGCGATATACGGCCCAGCGTGCAGCGGATTCTCAATGACGGTTTCGCCGTTCTGGCAGCCGATCTCCTGGAGCAAGGCACACGAGGCGATGGCTCCTTGCCGCTGACCGAGTTGCCTTCGAACGTACCCGACCGTGACGCCGCCGGCCTCACCTACGGCTACAACCGCACGCTGGTGGCGGAGCGTGCCGCGGACCTGCTTGCGCTCATCGACGCGGCGGGCGAGTTGGCGCCGGGCCAGCGTGTTCTGCTGCTCGCAGAGGAAGGGACCGCGCCGTACGCGGCGACCGCAGTTGCCCTGGCCGGTGATCGTCTGAACGCCGCAGCGATTGACACGGGCGGATTCCGGTTTGCGGAGCTCGCCGACTGGCGGGACCTCGACTTTCTCCCCGGCGCCGTGAAGTACGGCGACCTCCCATCCTTCCTGTCGCTCGGGGCGCCCAGACCGCTGTTGGTCGTCGGTGAAGGCCGCGGGAAGTCAGCGCCGATCAGTTCGGCATACGCCGCGGCTGGCGCAGCAGAGTCGCTGTCGATAGTCGAGGACGTCCCATTCCACGCCGCCGCCGCGCAGTTTTTTAAGAACCTCCAGTAG
- a CDS encoding family 78 glycoside hydrolase catalytic domain, which translates to MSLSLCRSLCALAALALTLPQAVADPLSVDRVTCEFAENPLGIDVAHPRLTWTLRSGERSQRQSAYEILVASSHDLLAKDEGDLWSTGKVESAETALIPYAGKGLESSQPVFWKVRVWNQRGEQSAWSEPARWTMGLLDKDDWSGEWIVAPWESESVLLRKEFEVGPGLKRAVAHICGLGHYELTLNGEKSGDALLAPGWSKYNRTCLYETHDVTPMLRSGENAIGVALGDGMYHTERRNRFSKFQGTFGPKRLIAQLELYYEDGTREVIGTDGGWRVSAGPTTYNDIFGGEDYDARLLEQGWDSPGFNDSAWDQAVILVRPGGTLRGHTFSAPPLQAIESIRPVATNRLSDTRDVIDFGQNASYMPRITVTGPRGSTVRLTHAEIVDEDGQINRDTCGGNRGPAYWQYTKATDEPEEWFPRFFYAGCRYMQLDKIPSTEGGDLPGLSQIEGVVVHSVAAPTGEFRCSSDLLNKVRTMVRWAQRSNMVSVLTDCPHREKLGWLEQYHLNGPAIRYEFDVSRILIKGMRDMADSQTDEGLVPNIAPEYVKFPGTFRAAAEWGAAVILVPWQHYQATGDTKLFADYYEVMERYMRYLDSQATGYLVDEGLGDWYDLGPADRPGHAQLTPPRVTATAFYFLDAQRMSQIASVLGKEDDASRYAELADAIRNAWIAEYRNDDGSYATGSQCSNSIALVMGLAQEQDREAALASLVDDIKSRGMALTAGDVGWRYEIQALTQNDRLDVLYELFTNPGKPGYAMLVDKGVTSLTEAWDANSRSSHNHFMLGHITEWFYKDLVGISPDPQAPGYRNVIIRPRPVDKIDWAEATHESIRGPVRVRWERLGDRFTLEANLPANVTATIYLPIGEVTEASQPAAQRTGVRSVKVRDGYTIVEVNSGDYSFVVE; encoded by the coding sequence ATGAGTCTATCTCTTTGCCGATCGCTGTGCGCTCTTGCCGCACTGGCGCTGACCCTCCCCCAGGCCGTCGCCGATCCTCTGTCGGTGGACCGCGTGACCTGCGAGTTCGCCGAGAACCCGCTGGGGATCGATGTTGCGCACCCGCGGCTCACTTGGACCCTCCGCAGCGGCGAACGCAGCCAACGGCAGTCCGCTTACGAGATTCTGGTGGCCAGCAGCCACGATCTGCTGGCGAAAGATGAGGGCGACCTGTGGTCCACGGGCAAGGTAGAGTCAGCCGAGACGGCCCTGATCCCGTACGCCGGCAAGGGACTGGAGTCATCCCAGCCGGTGTTCTGGAAGGTGCGTGTCTGGAACCAGCGAGGCGAGCAGAGTGCGTGGAGCGAACCAGCACGCTGGACGATGGGCCTGCTCGACAAGGACGACTGGAGCGGCGAGTGGATCGTCGCGCCCTGGGAGAGCGAGTCGGTTCTGCTTCGCAAAGAATTCGAGGTCGGGCCTGGCTTGAAGCGGGCGGTCGCGCACATCTGTGGTCTCGGCCACTACGAGCTGACACTCAACGGCGAAAAGTCCGGCGATGCGCTGCTCGCCCCCGGATGGTCCAAGTACAACCGAACCTGCCTGTACGAGACCCATGACGTCACGCCCATGCTCCGCAGCGGCGAGAACGCGATTGGCGTCGCACTGGGCGACGGCATGTACCACACGGAGCGGCGTAACCGGTTCAGCAAGTTCCAGGGCACGTTTGGCCCCAAGCGGCTGATCGCGCAGCTGGAGCTCTACTACGAAGACGGCACGCGGGAGGTCATCGGCACCGATGGCGGCTGGCGGGTCTCTGCCGGGCCAACCACGTACAACGACATCTTCGGCGGTGAGGACTACGATGCGCGGCTTCTCGAGCAGGGTTGGGACTCCCCCGGCTTCAACGATTCGGCGTGGGACCAAGCTGTAATCCTGGTGCGTCCAGGCGGGACGCTGCGTGGGCATACCTTCAGTGCACCGCCGCTCCAAGCGATCGAGTCGATCCGACCGGTAGCCACCAACCGGCTGAGCGATACCCGCGACGTGATCGACTTTGGTCAGAACGCCAGCTACATGCCGCGGATCACGGTAACCGGGCCCCGCGGCAGCACGGTGCGGCTGACACACGCAGAGATCGTCGATGAGGACGGCCAGATCAACCGCGACACGTGTGGCGGCAACCGTGGCCCCGCATACTGGCAGTACACCAAGGCGACCGACGAGCCAGAAGAGTGGTTCCCACGCTTCTTCTACGCGGGCTGCCGGTATATGCAGCTCGACAAGATCCCGTCTACCGAGGGAGGCGACCTGCCCGGGCTTTCGCAGATTGAGGGCGTCGTGGTGCACTCGGTGGCGGCGCCGACCGGCGAGTTCCGCTGTTCGAGCGATCTGCTCAACAAGGTCCGCACCATGGTCCGCTGGGCGCAGCGGTCGAACATGGTGTCTGTGCTCACTGACTGCCCCCACCGTGAGAAGCTCGGCTGGCTCGAGCAGTATCACCTAAACGGCCCGGCCATCCGGTACGAGTTCGACGTGTCGCGCATCCTGATCAAGGGCATGCGTGACATGGCCGATTCGCAGACCGATGAGGGGCTCGTGCCCAACATCGCGCCGGAGTACGTGAAGTTCCCGGGGACGTTTCGCGCGGCCGCGGAGTGGGGCGCCGCGGTGATCCTGGTGCCGTGGCAGCACTACCAGGCGACCGGCGACACCAAGCTGTTCGCCGACTACTACGAGGTGATGGAGCGATACATGCGGTACCTCGACTCTCAGGCCACGGGCTACCTTGTGGACGAGGGGCTTGGGGATTGGTACGACCTCGGCCCTGCCGACCGCCCCGGCCACGCCCAGCTAACCCCGCCGCGTGTGACCGCGACGGCGTTCTATTTCCTCGACGCGCAGCGGATGTCCCAGATCGCCAGCGTGCTGGGCAAAGAGGACGACGCCAGCCGCTACGCAGAGCTTGCCGACGCGATCCGCAACGCGTGGATAGCCGAGTACCGCAACGATGACGGCTCGTACGCGACAGGCTCGCAGTGCTCCAACTCGATCGCGCTGGTCATGGGACTCGCGCAGGAACAGGATCGTGAGGCGGCGCTCGCGTCGTTGGTGGATGATATCAAGAGCCGCGGGATGGCCCTCACCGCCGGCGATGTCGGTTGGCGGTACGAGATCCAGGCGCTCACGCAGAACGACCGGCTTGATGTGCTCTACGAGTTGTTCACCAACCCCGGCAAGCCGGGCTACGCCATGCTGGTCGACAAGGGCGTGACCAGCCTCACCGAGGCGTGGGACGCCAACTCCCGCTCGTCGCACAACCACTTCATGCTGGGTCACATCACGGAGTGGTTCTACAAGGACCTGGTTGGCATTTCCCCGGACCCGCAGGCGCCTGGCTACCGTAACGTGATCATCCGGCCCCGTCCGGTCGACAAGATCGATTGGGCCGAGGCGACCCACGAGTCGATTCGCGGGCCGGTTCGTGTTCGTTGGGAGCGGTTGGGCGATCGGTTTACGCTCGAAGCCAACCTGCCGGCAAACGTCACGGCGACCATCTACTTGCCGATCGGCGAGGTGACCGAGGCCAGCCAGCCCGCCGCCCAGCGTACGGGTGTGCGGTCGGTCAAGGTGCGAGACGGCTACACCATTGTCGAGGTCAACTCGGGTGACTACTCATTCGTGGTGGAGTAG